Part of the Mytilus trossulus isolate FHL-02 chromosome 2, PNRI_Mtr1.1.1.hap1, whole genome shotgun sequence genome is shown below.
agtgaaattattttcaataatatctactttcattttcactttACTCATTGTCAAAAGTTTTTACGGTCGCCCGAATAATGATACACTTAGATTGAGCGTACAATGTAATagataataataacaaaatttaaaaaagttcacGCTCGCTTtagacattgttttttttttgcctttctTCGACTTCTtttgttatgatattttttcttaactttttgGCAGAGAAGTGGCAATAGCACAgctctaaacaaaaatacataaaaaacgTACTAGATGTTGAATTAATTGGAAAAGCTTGTTTTGagacatttacatatatacatatatgacgTTACGCGCGATGTTCGTACCTCATTGGAAAATCGGTGTAGTTGACATAATGCAAATccaaaatatcttattttgtgATATCATATTCATTGCTATTGTACGCATTTTGGACAaaagtgggtttttttaaataaaaaataaaaatatttgttgaaactATGTTTTATGCTGCATGCGACAAGCTTCAGTTTCGAACTCAACTCAAATTTACGTCAATTGTTTGCTTATCAGAGCTCTTATAATGgtagaattttattatttttcaaaatgttgtttttcttaatttttcaaaaatctaaagtaCATCAATTTTCGATAAGTAGTAAAAACGCGTCGTTGATTTTGCGGAGTCGCACATGCTTAAGTTACGAAATATTCGCGACGTTATGTTACGCTTACATGTACGAACATCGCGCGTAACGTCTATATATTTGAgtgttattaaataaatattttattttcaatacaacattttgaatacaatataatttcacAATTGTGACAAATaggattcagaaacaagcaaCAATATCATATAACAATATAACAAGCTTTCTCTATTTTTAACTGGATACTATACTCAAACATGAATTGCTTACACGTTTATTGTTATCAGGATCTATATATATTTCGTTGCCGTGTCTTCAGGTTGATTTATAGCGAAAGGAAAACAAGGGGAAAAATAAGTATTGGTACccattaaaacatgaaaaccCGCTGCAGTTGTTTGCACctgtcaggaatctgatgttcagtagttgtcgttcgTTGGTGTGGTTCAAAAGTATTTctcgtttttcattttttataaaaatgagactgctgttttcccgtttaaatggtttcaTACAAGTCCTGTTTGGGGCCCTCtgtagctttttgttcggttgagccaatgctccgtgttgaagaccgtatgtttacctataatggtttactttaatttacaaattgtgacttagatggaaaACTGTCTCCTtatcactcataccacatcttcttatatctgttGAACATGGCATGTCTGCGCTAAAGCacataatgtatattttattgaaaattatcaTCAGTATATGCAATGGAATGCAAGTTGGTAGATACTATTGGCTTGTCTTGGAAGAGACACATATAAAAGTTATAGCGGATatgaaatattgacaaaaatgaagaaaacagaaatatttttgaaataaaacatcgTATCCTGCATCAAGTGAATAACTAAAAGAATTATCAAACATGTCAATAAATGAAATGATCAtgattacatttatatataaatattgtgaaatCTGTCTTAAAATTAAGATACATTGTTCAAATTTAGAAACTTAAAATCTTTCTTTTCACCTTAACACTAGATAATCTATCTAATCCACTTAAATAACCCTCTCGACGTGTGATTCAGAAAAATTGAGGGAAAGTTAATTTATCATGGGTATTCTTAAACCATTTCACATTTATGAATGAGAGAATAAATGAATAGTTCCGTTTCTGACAACCTATTTCAACTTAACATTCACCCCTTCCGTCAGAGGTGTTATAACTGAATAGGAGATTCATCCGCGTGAAAACAACGACGTGTCGTTGTACAAACATTACAAATCCTCCGCTAAAGTTTTGTATTGAAATAGATCAGAAGAGTCATTTATCTCTGCCACAGGCTTACAGGACGTAAGGCAATTCGGACGAATAAGATATGCATTATCTAAAATTCGCGTGTTGGTATGGACTTTTATCGATTAAAATAGTTCACCATCTCATGTCGCGTTCGACGATTGAGGTGTAAACGCATAATGGCCCTGACAAGTATTCAGCaattaatttcataaacaaaacCCATAAGTAAAGCGAAAAAGATAGGTCAATATGTCACCCTCatgaattaaataaacttttccGTAACTAGTTTACAAGTAATCTACAAGTTAAGACTGTATAACCATTTAGTTCGTGTTGATATAAGCAGACATAAAGGGAACAGGGTTCACTTGAATACCAAGAAAGAAAAGGTTTAACACATGTCAACGTGCCCGTCTAAAGTCAAGAAGTGTATTATGATaatgtttgaattttaattgaatAGGAAAAGTTATACCTTTGGTCCGATTCTTTTGTGGTCTTTACCACAAATATGTTTATTCTTAACCAAGTCAAACGCATGTAATTCTATGGTTGTGGTTCTTTGTTTGTCTCATAAATCAGGAGAGTTATGCACCTtggaaatatcaattatatggaaACTTGCATTGTACACAAAACTGTGTTTTCTCTCATACCTTCCGTTTTCTTAAGATATatctaaaaatttaaaagaaaaaactaaatagatttagtatttaatttattatcttTTAGACAGATATAAAATGTACGATGCAGGGATCATTGGAACTctgttcttttatatatatttatatatatatacaactcgtctaaacatcaacccaacaatgttagatctgtaaatttgctttcgcaaatttttggttcttccctcgccaggattcgaacccatgctactgtgatatcatgacaccaaatcgcctgcactgcaagaccacacgaccacctgggctctcaaaaaagagctatcggtgggcatgtgttacctttccaagtcagttttaatctagcggcgtactacagtacatgatatataaggcatgaagatgttattgttaaaatcagctaaattatctatagtaaaggatcctacaaattaatgtaagatacagtcacagaaaataattatattcataagtacgtctgagtcagtgacaaccctacaacagatatatatatatatataagtacgttgAGCCAGTGACAACTTCTCAACAGATtgatccatcggatcaccagcagtgatggtgatacatggctgtgtacattatgttgctcatgttataacaaatccggtaaagtgtctaattcggtaagtcacattcatgaaaaggaaggggattgtagttacgacgtaaggaacatatccgatatcatctgtgatacggttattccataacagtcaaacaactcgtgatggcgtccgtaaaatttacgaagggatgatttcaacttcaccatttagaactcttggtttatgagcagcaaccctctatcaagaaaatcatgataggaaatacaagcacgggaatatcgtttcaattggaagatatatacCCAATATGCAGGTGCtgttggaatgttgctacttagaaatggaaagttcacaattggaaagctgaaatcattgcttttgtcgtaaaattttgttttcaaccgaccctcattgtcaatttctagatgtaagtcaagataggAGGCCgagttacaaattgacaatttacgaattaacaattttgaaattacaaatatacaagttacaaacTGACAATTTGCGCattaagaattttgaaattacaCAGTTACAAGTTACGAATGAAGAATTTTGACCCCATTCTTTATTCACCGTCAACTATGAATGTGCATGTCAAAAGTTTTGAATAAGGTTAACTAGACATGTATATTGTTTCATGCTTAATGCTTTCATTTCACGCAAGCGCGTGCAGGATCATGTcataattttaaactttcattACGATATAAAAGATCTTTCTCCAAATAATAATTCGTATTATAAACTGGCAATCTAAATAGAGCATCTTCCATCTTTATaccatataattttttaatgtgTGTGATGACTCTTTGATAATGTCTTTGCTAAATGGCATTCATGCATTTAAGATACCATGAAGGTCTTCGGGATAACACAAAAAgcataataaaatatcaattctttattcaaattttcgtgacaacatttgtataacaatataaaataaataaagcacaatataatttttattttccaacaCATTAAAACAAACCATACAAAATTAAGTCATTGGTTTAATTCAATGTCAAATACTAAACAAAAATCAGAACTTATGAAAAGCAAATATAGGATATAACATTATTGATCTGttagctcattgttgacggGTCTAAATATATCTTGTAAATTTTGTCTAATTTATACCCTTCCAGATGCCAGTTCCCtcaaagtatgaaatattttaaaattgtttaggCAGCAATCATTTTACTTCAAAAGAGGGGAGGGCTCACGGTTTTTTGTTtggaatttttatatatatgaaaaaagtaaaaccgCGAAATGCATTTTTAACTTCCATAATGTGTTTGATAACATAATTATTAGTCGAATGtacaatattaaacaaaatgaaaatgcgTAGAAAACAAACTTCCAGGAATGAGATAATGTACATGGAAATTGATTTGttctttcttaaataaatttcaatgtaGTATATAGAAACGGACACATTGACGGGCACAGTGGCAGTAACTGAGGCGGCAACATCTATTAATAAGGAAGGGCAGAGGGTGATGTTCAAATTCGTAAAAAGAAAAAGCAGtaaggccacacttaaaaatattttggtttgcccaaaccctacccaaggTCGAGACGTTGAGACAGTGAGTAGGTAGaaaggcattttcttttttttcttcaaaaaaagaaattgaagtatcaggtgtttattagtcttcatgcatATTTGATcaaaaaaaactttctttaaatcaggacaataaaagaatttgagcaggcagcttttttctgggtaggtagcgtttgggcaaacaaacctattatttattatggcctaatttattattttttcttaattcatttttaaaaaagacaaacaattttCGCTACGTCCGAAACTGACATTTGAATCTACCTTTATCATGGTCGCTGATAGCCAGATGTTTGATAGCATTTTACGTACATATTTATGATTAGTTAAAATGATCTGAGATTATGAAATATGAATTTGTATGCTAGCATTGTTTTAAAGCTTAGCTTCTAATACACcaaataaaagtgttttttttaaacagcaaTTAAAGAAACGGTATTGTTTTTATGCTTCAATTATAATGTAAACGGGTACATTCAAATGTCAAGAATGGGCAAAATACCTATGGAGTCTACACTTCAATATTTTAGCACATGgtacataataataaattcatttctttatatCAATTTACTGGTCTGGCTTATTTCATGAGAAACCTTCGCGGACTACCAAGCTATAAAAACATCCgaagaaaactttgaaaaaattattacTGCATTGAACATTGGAAAAGAAAACCATTGGAAGTTGCACctctatttttttatgattagaGGATtccgaatatctggcaaaattcaaaaacaagtcAAGAGGAGCGAACATCCGCAAGCAGAATTGATCAGAGTTACAAAGAAGCTTATTATGTGCCTATTAAACAAACATACTAGTGATTTGATACCTTAATCAAATTCTCACCTACTTAAATCTGAAGGACTAAGGACAATCTCATTGTTcttacaccaaaatgaaaataacgttacgtttttggttgtttttcgaTTGTTCagtaccttttttttttttaaagcatatcGCAACGTGTTGGTGTATGCCTTTGGATATAATAACCAGCTAGAATGCAATAAGCTCTGAAACCGCctattcaaaactaaaaatctaatgaaaaatacattgttGGAAACATTTTTGACTATTAgattgaacatttatttttttgctggacaattttattttgatacaaaaaacTAGGACCACAATTgttcatataaatattaatatctGATGGGCACTGGCGAAAACCACTTGCAGTTCCGAAATATTTGTCTTTCGATACGATATTATTTCGACTTTTTTAGTATATATCGTTTATCGGTATAGTTGCACACATCTTAATAGGCTAGTGCAtacacaaaatgtataatatttataaaagcgTCAATTTAAGCGTACACCAAAAACGTTGTGATTGGCTAACAGCGTCTTAAACAATTGGAATTCAACCAACGACATGTCGTAATTTCCATTTTGGGGTAAAAACATTGAAAGTACCTACAATCCTTTTGAGACAGAATATATCACATAATTGCACATTAATATCAAGATCATTATATTGCTTTTAACTGAATAAATACCCCCAGTTCTATAAAAACACAGAAtcatttgtctttaaaataGTAAACTCGGAAGTCAACTACATGTATCTTCTTTTAccaaacatacaaatatatatcttatCACAGTTCCATATCATTCAACACTAAAATACGAGTTTTGCATTGAATATAGTTTGTCAATAGGATTTAAGACATTGCCGGTATCCATAGCCGAATGTCCGTGTGAATCGGTCATGAACATTTGATCGATGCAATTGATATTGTCTTCCATGGCTTGCCGTACACTCCTCGAATCGTCCATTTCATCAAATCTTGattctaaaaaaatagataaaaaaatgtcGTTTAATTCAAGAGAATAGGTTGAATTGTTTTTCCTTTCATGCCAAGTAAGACATCTGGTttaattctgtcatatttacagTAAGTGTTAAATTTATgcaaattctgattttttactGACTGAAAGTGGAATTACTTGATACTATGATATGTTTTCATTCCGTGCAGTTTGAAAACTACCCCCGATCATATCTTTGTTAGTTCTGTCTAcctaataaacattttacaCTATTTTGTGTTGCCCCCAATATTATCTCCACCTCCGTAGTCAATACTTCGACACTGACGTAAGTAATAACATAACAATCTCTTTTTAATTAACCATTgatgaatttataatttttgacaaaaaactaaaGTTCCAGCTCCCTCATGcaatttttatctattattgtgattgattttttttatgtaattggatggaaagttgtctcattatcactcataccacatcttcctatatctattggatattatattttcatgtcCCTTTTGGCCATATAGATCTTCGATTGCTTCGGTACCTATCCATCCTTGACTTAAATAATTTTGTCTTTTGGCACTTCTGATGAAGGTAAACCGAGAAAAGCGCTTCGATTGCATACACATTATtagtgttattttcatatttattggaTGCAATGCAATAACTTCAAACACATACCAAAAcgaaattaattaattttgtttaaaatagacTTTGTTTTTAGAATAAGATTCAATATcattcaacaatttttttttatactctaTCATAGTTTTTAATCACGACAAAATCTGATATAATTACCCTGATATTCGCTGGCAGGCAATGGTGATATTTGTTCTGCGTTACCATGGTGATGTTTGTCTGAACTCATtgatactaaaataaaatgagacATTTGAGATACAAGAAAAAGAACTGGCGTTATTATAGTTGAACAATCTAATTTTAGTGTCTGAacattcataattttgtttgtaaaaatattcttaataaTATGGTTGTTTTTGTcttgtatttttaaatgactGCTGTTAAATTGAGCATGATGGTAgaaaatacatgaaattaaatttttattagtttatcaAAAAGTACGTCAACTGTTCCATAATAAAATaacgcctgtaccaagtcagaaatatgaaaattgatatccattcgtttgatgtgtttgagattttattttgccatttgcttaaggaatttccgtttagaattttgCTCGgagttctatatttttgttatttactgtCTCATTGTTTTAAAACCCAATGTTTCCTTTGCATgacttatatattattttgaagaaaCATAAACGTAAGAATCGCCGCACAGTTCTTACAGTTATTTCACTGTATTACTTTATGCGAACAATCTAAATGGACATCAAGTGCCGTTCGCCTAATGTTcaaaattggtttatttttaattaaagcaCATTAATCCCATGTCCAGCAATATTGATGTACTAGTACTATACTGTTTCAATTTATAAACTTGTATTCTATTagttaaatagatataaacaagtgaaactgcgagctactgctcactgatgatacccccgccgcaagtggataatactaatagtgtaaaaatatgcaagtgttcggtaaacaggaatttgtcaagtgatcaatctgaaaacgcatctcacggtatagctgacttagataaaccctgaaaccaaatttcagaaatccttgtattgtagttcctgagaaaatgcgacgaaaaatattcatgggacggacggactgacggaaggacagacagcggtaaaacagtatatcccccttttttttttaaagcggtggtataaaaagaagatgtggtatgattgcaaatgagataactctccaaaagagaccaaatgacacagaaattaacaactaaaggtcaccgtacggtcttcaacagagttcctttatttttgttaactTAATCCTGTAATTTGAGTTTCTTACCTATGGAATCAACGTCACACAGTCGACCATTACTATctgtgtaaaataaaaataaatagttttagaGATTATCATTTAAGCAGatgcataaaacaaaattaataataataatgataattttagGAATGAAAttagtaaaaacaaatcaaatactattgaaatatttagtttCTACCTGAATGCAGTTGTTATAATGCTTTAATCACGACTAATTCCCTATCACACTAGGACTTCTTTCCCTTTTTACATCCTGACAAATTTTGGAAGGCTTAGAAAGGTCACAGTGAGGACGTACCGAGGTCGACGTGGTCATGGAAGTCCACGAAGGACCAACTTTGAACATGCTTAAAACATTCGTAGACAAGTCGTAGCCAAAACTAGTCGTATTAGAAGCGTATTAAGGTCGTAGAAAAATCAGGGTGAGCGTAGAAGTATTGTTTGGGAAACATATGGCAAAAGTCACATGCAATTGGAAAGACAATAGAGGAGATTTCAGTGAAAACGCTGTATAGTTGTAGTTCGATCGTAGTAGACTAGTATCGAGATAGTAATGCGATCGAGAAGGTTTTGGTAGACGTGGGCAAAGATCATGTAAGTCGTTCTAATGACTTATAGAAGCAAAATTGTGACAATATCGTAACTAGAACGTGTTACTATCGTAGTGGAATGGGCTTGGTCTAGTGTGATTGGAATTTAACATAGCTTTATGGAGGTTTAAGTGCTTATAAACAAGTTTCCCCCGTTTGTGTATATAATCTAAGCAGGGGAACGAGGTCCAACGTTGTAGTTGGTTTCTGTCTGGCACGAACAGATGAAGAACTAAAATGACATTTTGCACCATTTTGAGTCTATCTACTACGTAGCAACTTTCCTTTTTAAGTGGGATTCGTActgctatttttgtttttaattttgtcattggtttgtgtttttgtcaataatttttttgacatggCGTTTTTGTGTTAGTTTTAATATTTCGGTTGTCCCACAGTACAGTAGCTGTATTTTGGACTGTTAAAAGAATAAGCAAAATTTAAGTTAACTACTTAAAATTATTTCCCCATGAATACTTTACCTGGATCACTATCATCGCTTTTATAACCTTCAGATTTTTCTTTCTTCGAATCGCCATTTTTGTTCTTATTGCCTTTACCACTACTGCCATCTTGGCTTTGTCTTCTCGCGATCTTTTTCACCTGAATTTTAAAGAGAATTTTAATTAGTTTTGAAATGATTAGAAATGCAGTAATCTTTTGGGGACAGGAATTCATATTTCCcttagataaatatatatagatatgtaaaagtcaaattattgtctAGCCTCAAATCTGTGACGTGACTTAAGGCAGgcacatatatgtatatatatatatatatagcgcTCAATCCTCCCCTAAGCTAGGACCCTTGTGTaacaacacaaaataataacaaactgtaaaaatcagtttgaaaaagttttgaCACATCGGATCGACACATAGCACATTTTCAGTTAACAAACGCAAGGatacaaatcttttttttattgtttgaccTTCAAGATGGAAAACACTTGATTTAGATTTTAgacactgtatatatatttaagactTTCATATATTATAGGTTATTCGGAATCAAAAGCCCGGATAATAATTATTGTATACTGGAGTGTCCTGGTTTCAACATTAATAACAATTCTGATATTCGTTTTTGTGGTtattaacgaccttgactaccTGTGGTCGTTAAAAACCACCGTCGTCGAACGAAAACGAAGATCAGCATTCGTTAAATTTCACATTGGTGTATTGGCTCTTATACTACTACACAAACAAATTACAAGATAAGCTCTGTATAATATATtcatatgtttaattttattttgatatttagaataattgcaaAAGTACAGGTAAGCTGAATATTAAATGTCATTAGTTCAACACATTAAGGTAACAAGGTACAGCGACCTTTAGCCGCTTACATCAAATTACGTTAGTCTCTGGTAGGTAGTTATCtccttgattttatatttgtactttaCAGAGTTGGTCTTTAGTAATTTTTATAGCACATTCATTGCTCaacttttcattttctttaaaagtacTGTTCTTGTCCAGTTTTGTTTTActgtacaaaaaaatcaaaatacaatgtatctCTTGAACTATATTTCtgacaaatatatttcattttctcaAAGTTGTAATCTGCCTGTgtgtttaaattatattttctctCAAATGTTACGTCATGTATTAATATGTAAATTCATTGTGCTTTTCTGTTTCTAGTTGAAgggaaataagaaaaaaaaatccgatatGTCACTTTCTATGCACAATCTTGGATATATCCTTCACCATTGCTCACCAAAGAGAGattaaacaacaattaattTGTCATAGGTTGCCAGAAGGAAGCTAAGAAAgggttttaattttgtaattgcGCCAGatgcgagtttcgtctacaaaagactcaccagtagCGCTCgactaaaaaaattaacaaggccaaataaagtacaaagttaaagagcattgcggaccaacattcctaaaagatttgccaaatacagctaaagtaatcGATTCCTGGGGTAGAACAAACAgtcataaacaaaatacaagcaTAACCATATTATCATTCACAAAATATCGCATCTAAAATTAAGGTTGCAACTCCCTAGGCAAAGgtgatctttaaaaatattgaggcccatttagttttttatgttcaacAATTGTAATTTCTCAACTTTTGATCTGACCAACATTATGCTGGGTTAAGACACGTACACACATATCGCTTGCATGGAAATCGCAGTCAAATGTTAATTTTTCGAATGGCAATGTTCTACATGTAAACACTTTGAAACCGTACAATCATAGATGCAGATGGTCTTTTGTAAGTGTTAACTACAATGGCGATGTGGTCGCGACCGTAGCCTTTTTAGTATGGCATTATATACTATGAAATAGACATGTTGACCGATTGTACAAAACCAATCCCCTTATCATAGAATTGAAAAGTACATTTCTATTATGTAAACAAATGCTCGACTTCTATTGTTGTTTATAGTAGAATTGAGAAGTACATTTCTGTttcttcaaaaacaaaaacatagtgGTCGGAATctagttttattaatttatgaaatgtggagtgttgtttttataatcgtagttttcttttaaatagatataggaagatgtggtgtgagtgccaatgagacaactctccatccaaataacaatttaaaaagtaaaccattataggttaaagtacggccttcaacacggagcctttttAAGCATTGTTTACTTTATAacttttatgatgtttttttattgcaCCATAGGTGCCTTTTTCTATTGCTTTTCTCTCTCTCCAGATGTAGCAAATATACCAATACTATATTcagttgttaaaatgtattcttATTTGGTTAGTGCTATTTCCTATAAAAATTTGCTATCCTTCCACCtatgtttaaactttaaaaaccCATTTCAAAACTTTGTGGATATTCAAATACTCAACATGTAATAACTTATCCAAACCTATTTATTTACAGACTACCGCTTAGCTATATACATTTGTGTTCTGTTCTTACCTTAGCACGTTGATTTTGAAACCACACTTGAACGACACGCACACTTAAACCGGTCTCTGCCGCTAGCTGTTCCCTcacctaaaattaaaaaaatagactctaataaaaaaatatttgttactaATTttgggaataaaaaaaaatcaaatattcattaGTACCTAAAATGAATCagtactttaaaatattaatcagcATTTAAGtaagtaaaatatatcaaatttacaCTTTCAGTTTACTAAAATAAAGAAGCGCTGCGGAACATCCTTTCGAGAGGGAAAGGGGAAGCGTGTCTGTGATACCTCAATGATCAGACCGGACTATTGAAAACAAAAGCATTCGTCtgtaatcattatttatttgaacCCCTCAAACTGATTTGGCTGACATATTATGAAAATATGTGTTCCGTATGAAATGTGCACAGACATTACCGAGTGGacaatatgtatattttatatttttgaagattaggagaaaaaatatacatattgtcattttcaattaatttatataatcgTTTGTTCTATCGatgttaatttgtaaataaatcttACTTTTCGACAAGGTTTTGGGTTCATTTCAAAAGCTGATTTAAACTTTCTTCTTTGACTCGTTGTAAGAATTGTCCGTGGTCTTTTTGGGTGTTTACCTCCATCGCTTTCCCCGTCATCATAATCATCGCTATCGTCACCTAAAATGTAACCTGTTTTAACTCATTTTATAGTGTGCAAATGACCTGTTTTATACTTTCCACAgcacagaaaacataaaa
Proteins encoded:
- the LOC134707925 gene encoding LIM homeobox transcription factor 1-alpha-like isoform X2; this translates as MPAAHKEICPGCQHPIEDRFLMKLMDCYWHEQCVRCCMCQMALTNSCFSRNRKLYCKVDYQKLFRGACNGCGLHISPNELVMRAQGYVYHLQCFVCIECGQPLQRGDYFVIRDGQLFCRLDFEKEFHMYSMSPKSDDSDDYDDGESDGGKHPKRPRTILTTSQRRKFKSAFEMNPKPCRKVREQLAAETGLSVRVVQVWFQNQRAKVKKIARRQSQDGSSGKGNKNKNGDSKKEKSEGYKSDDSDPDSNGRLCDVDSIVSMSSDKHHHGNAEQISPLPASEYQESRFDEMDDSRSVRQAMEDNINCIDQMFMTDSHGHSAMDTGNVLNPIDKLYSMQNSYFSVE
- the LOC134707925 gene encoding LIM/homeobox protein LMX-1.2-like isoform X1 is translated as MPAAHKEICPGCQHPIEDRFLMKLMDCYWHEQCVRCCMCQMALTNSCFSRNRKLYCKVDYQKLFRGACNGCGLHISPNELVMRAQGYVYHLQCFVCIECGQPLQRGDYFVIRDGQLFCRLDFEKEFHMYSMSPKSYILGDDSDDYDDGESDGGKHPKRPRTILTTSQRRKFKSAFEMNPKPCRKVREQLAAETGLSVRVVQVWFQNQRAKVKKIARRQSQDGSSGKGNKNKNGDSKKEKSEGYKSDDSDPDSNGRLCDVDSIVSMSSDKHHHGNAEQISPLPASEYQESRFDEMDDSRSVRQAMEDNINCIDQMFMTDSHGHSAMDTGNVLNPIDKLYSMQNSYFSVE